One Persicobacter psychrovividus DNA window includes the following coding sequences:
- a CDS encoding outer membrane beta-barrel protein — translation MRFYKNNLFLGLALFLSLFISNAIAQETTTEESTAPAIQEESIFDKGDLRVGFKVGLAVPSYRFNGAQDGYTTEEMLSGTAGLVFEQFYNKYYSYKVELLYAYRGQVQSMDIAGLKVKEEFIQHAAELHIMPVVFKLGTKGISPFIGFGGYGALLVDNTYKLNGIKADDLGPEVTVPEFKKMDFGLSFSGGFYINKCPIDIRYQMGLSNLFNGLEDSNNMKHQSIVVSVTL, via the coding sequence ATGAGATTTTACAAAAACAACCTATTCTTAGGACTGGCTCTTTTCCTATCGCTTTTTATCTCTAATGCCATTGCGCAAGAGACAACCACAGAAGAAAGCACTGCGCCAGCTATTCAAGAAGAATCTATTTTCGACAAAGGAGACCTTCGTGTAGGCTTTAAAGTGGGCTTGGCGGTACCATCTTACCGTTTCAATGGCGCACAGGACGGCTACACTACTGAAGAAATGTTGAGTGGTACAGCAGGTCTAGTTTTTGAGCAGTTCTACAATAAATACTATTCTTACAAAGTAGAATTATTGTACGCTTACAGAGGACAGGTTCAGTCGATGGATATAGCCGGTCTTAAAGTAAAAGAAGAGTTTATCCAACATGCAGCCGAATTGCACATCATGCCTGTCGTTTTTAAATTAGGCACAAAAGGTATTAGTCCATTCATCGGTTTCGGTGGATACGGGGCTTTGTTGGTGGATAACACTTACAAGTTAAATGGCATAAAAGCCGATGATCTTGGTCCTGAAGTTACAGTTCCTGAATTCAAGAAAATGGATTTTGGCCTTTCTTTCAGTGGTGGTTTTTACATCAACAAGTGTCCAATTGATATCCGTTACCAAATGGGCTTGTCGAACTTATTTAACGGTCTTGAAGACAGTAACAATATGAAACATCAGAGTATTGTAGTATCAGTGACACTTTAA
- a CDS encoding PQQ-binding-like beta-propeller repeat protein: protein MKPLNLLLALLLLPRLLWADTVPFVSSGDAEIDAVRKEINVQPTDESNYAKRLLLMKLWAVALQQQGVYLGAEYEQVDLELRRVSKWNPVFQGLEGQVYTAADIKKIGEIAGRGYQILEELQRQFSENPESVGYAHQQGEERLTFTDAPTDLPWADYRGDAQRTGFSGADGPVKGKLAWRAPVSIRWTSSPAFDGDTLYLVSPGMRNMLWKMDVNTGNVHEVFKHTPKLQGDQLYSAPAMASQPEIVGDHIFLRQMGSRGNRGATKYIVKYNRYSGKEVDRFLVGHVDYRMGSAPLAVNENFLVYPYAMHDIEGRPPLCEPFNRVICRNPKTGKKLWDFNIGPFFSDPVLDNNRIFVGNATGQFYCLKADQWYRPASEERIAWEFQADGELNQNPLVTDKVVYFSSNTGWLYAVDRQTGKLNWKSKLERATGHFSKLFSAPVLTADGKSVAISSAQKHLYILDAMSGTLLAKTTLEDGSYAGIGVDGNDLVTVDFSGKAYGFEWTGKKLITKWKKQVGEHEVFSQVKIKNGKAIYTDGHLMAYALDVRNGKKLWEHSIINAFKKDGQYIGTDQIAGGAYYESKPTANNGKIYIGSPARFVQAVDAQSGKILWRFEITGAISGAPVINDGKIYIGQEGGDDRFYCLNAETGQQLWTQSIGWVWGSANVANQRVFVPGVDGYVNCLSADNGAILWRYRTERSTCTEPLILGNDVYFGGWDHYMYKFDKATGKLKWKFQLGGGSDSGAPIAGDGKLFLPVGGGTFRALNPETKKVEWTPSLQGKMYNVTPGYHDGKVYLSCLNGQGIGGIPINNQIFCADAKTGEIEWTFDGGGGLTGPVIGNNNRLYFASTASPYFYCVKPKGNGDGTTDILWKVKMENKVEESVPCLYERKAYVLNSAGYLVAIE, encoded by the coding sequence ATGAAACCGCTCAACCTACTTCTCGCCCTTCTACTTTTACCCCGCCTTTTATGGGCGGATACCGTACCTTTTGTATCTTCTGGCGATGCCGAGATTGATGCTGTGCGCAAGGAAATCAACGTTCAGCCCACCGACGAAAGCAATTATGCCAAGCGACTTTTGCTGATGAAACTTTGGGCAGTTGCGCTTCAACAGCAAGGTGTTTATTTGGGCGCTGAATACGAGCAGGTGGACTTGGAATTGCGTCGGGTATCGAAATGGAATCCCGTTTTTCAGGGCTTGGAAGGACAGGTTTATACTGCTGCTGACATCAAAAAGATAGGTGAGATTGCAGGAAGGGGCTACCAAATATTGGAGGAATTGCAACGTCAATTTTCTGAAAATCCGGAATCGGTCGGTTATGCGCATCAGCAAGGGGAGGAACGCCTTACTTTTACCGATGCGCCTACCGATTTACCGTGGGCAGATTATCGTGGAGATGCCCAGCGCACGGGTTTTTCGGGTGCCGATGGACCGGTAAAGGGTAAATTGGCGTGGCGTGCTCCGGTGAGTATTCGTTGGACTTCATCGCCCGCTTTTGACGGAGATACCCTTTATTTGGTCAGCCCAGGCATGCGGAATATGCTCTGGAAAATGGACGTGAATACCGGAAACGTGCATGAGGTGTTCAAACATACGCCCAAACTTCAAGGCGATCAGTTGTATTCTGCCCCTGCGATGGCTTCACAACCTGAGATTGTAGGCGATCATATTTTCTTGCGACAGATGGGGAGTCGTGGAAATCGTGGAGCAACCAAATATATTGTCAAATACAACCGTTACTCGGGCAAAGAAGTCGATCGTTTTCTGGTAGGTCATGTGGACTATCGGATGGGTTCGGCGCCTTTGGCAGTGAACGAAAATTTCCTTGTTTATCCATACGCCATGCATGACATCGAAGGACGTCCCCCATTATGCGAGCCTTTCAATCGGGTGATTTGTCGCAATCCAAAAACGGGTAAGAAATTGTGGGATTTCAATATTGGACCATTCTTCAGCGATCCCGTTTTGGATAACAACCGAATCTTTGTGGGAAATGCGACTGGTCAGTTTTATTGCCTGAAAGCGGATCAGTGGTATCGTCCTGCTTCTGAGGAGCGCATCGCTTGGGAGTTTCAGGCCGATGGTGAGTTGAATCAGAATCCACTGGTAACCGATAAAGTGGTTTATTTTAGTTCGAATACGGGATGGCTTTATGCGGTGGATCGACAGACAGGGAAGTTGAATTGGAAATCCAAGCTTGAAAGAGCTACGGGACATTTTTCCAAATTATTCTCGGCTCCTGTGCTTACTGCCGATGGTAAAAGTGTAGCCATTAGTTCGGCACAAAAACACCTGTATATTCTGGATGCAATGAGCGGAACCCTCCTGGCGAAAACCACACTTGAGGATGGCAGCTATGCAGGTATTGGGGTTGATGGAAATGATTTGGTAACTGTTGATTTCTCTGGTAAGGCTTATGGATTCGAATGGACGGGTAAAAAGTTGATCACCAAATGGAAAAAACAGGTCGGCGAGCATGAGGTCTTCAGTCAGGTGAAGATCAAAAATGGTAAAGCGATTTATACGGACGGTCATCTGATGGCTTACGCTTTGGATGTCCGAAATGGCAAAAAGCTTTGGGAACATTCGATCATCAATGCTTTCAAAAAGGATGGGCAATATATCGGAACGGATCAGATCGCTGGAGGGGCGTATTATGAATCCAAGCCGACGGCGAATAATGGTAAAATCTACATTGGTTCCCCTGCAAGATTTGTTCAGGCGGTGGATGCTCAAAGTGGTAAAATCCTGTGGCGATTTGAAATCACCGGAGCTATTTCAGGTGCGCCCGTAATTAATGACGGTAAAATCTATATTGGACAAGAAGGTGGTGATGACCGCTTTTATTGTTTGAATGCAGAAACGGGCCAACAGCTGTGGACACAAAGCATCGGTTGGGTATGGGGTAGTGCCAATGTTGCGAATCAGAGGGTTTTTGTGCCTGGTGTTGATGGTTATGTCAATTGCCTGAGTGCCGATAATGGCGCTATTTTGTGGCGCTACCGAACCGAACGATCTACCTGTACCGAGCCTTTGATCTTGGGCAATGATGTTTATTTCGGTGGATGGGATCACTATATGTACAAATTTGATAAGGCGACAGGAAAGCTGAAATGGAAGTTTCAATTAGGAGGCGGTTCAGACAGTGGGGCGCCAATTGCTGGGGATGGCAAGCTGTTCCTTCCCGTAGGTGGTGGTACTTTCCGTGCGCTGAACCCCGAAACCAAAAAGGTAGAATGGACTCCTTCTCTGCAGGGAAAAATGTACAACGTAACGCCCGGCTACCATGATGGTAAAGTGTATTTGTCCTGCCTCAATGGACAAGGTATCGGGGGAATTCCGATCAACAATCAGATCTTCTGTGCCGATGCCAAAACAGGAGAAATCGAATGGACCTTCGATGGTGGTGGCGGCCTGACCGGTCCTGTGATTGGTAATAACAATCGCTTGTATTTTGCCTCTACCGCTTCGCCTTACTTTTATTGTGTCAAACCCAAAGGCAATGGCGATGGTACTACCGATATTCTGTGGAAGGTGAAAATGGAAAACAAGGTGGAGGAGTCTGTTCCGTGCTTGTATGAGCGAAAGGCTTATGTGCTGAATTCAGCGGGATATTTGGTGGCGATTGAGTAG
- a CDS encoding RecQ family ATP-dependent DNA helicase has protein sequence MSELKQHLQAHFGFDTFRGGQEKVIQTLVDSESAGAIFPTGSGKSLCYQLPAVLLPHLTVVVSPLLALIQDQLKFLNKNNIPACRIDSTLKPKEAKKIQEDLRAGKYKVLFIAVERFKNERFRQFLHELQLSLLVIDEAHCISEWGHNFRPDYMKIPQYMKDFGFPQVLLLTATAPPRVYEDMAAKFNIPLDNFSITGFHRPNLILKVEPHEEEERQAKLIEYLKDHDQDSAVVYVTLQKDTERLSYYLKEAGINSTAFHGGMLNDQRKDIQQKFMTGEITVIVATIAFGMGIDKSDIRHVIHYHLPKSIENYSQEIGRAGRDGKDAQCIMMADATQLPVLENFVYGDTPDKESVARVLRSIKRAENNLWEPQVYDLSFNANFKQTPLRTFLVYLENEGLLTPSHSYYAEYKANPVILMERITRPMDAEKKALTEAIFKYSPKARMWYTIDFEKIKQNFPAGDRFKIIEILEELEEQNVMKLEAKKLKEAYNLHIPEGVDIEDFTDKYDQMFQEREATEIQRLRDLMAFFQGEGCLSKKLSAYFGEETDWDECGKCSYCETKKAADFPALAEITPIDEAFNFEEVYNKSLKTLDEKHITPRYLATFLAGMAMPKFSRMRKKKDGGFGVLADYPFAEVIAWVGSGLENRAS, from the coding sequence ATGAGCGAATTAAAGCAACATTTACAAGCCCATTTCGGCTTTGATACTTTTAGAGGTGGACAGGAAAAGGTTATTCAGACTTTGGTAGACAGCGAATCTGCTGGGGCAATCTTCCCGACAGGCTCTGGTAAATCACTGTGTTATCAGTTACCGGCGGTTTTGTTGCCGCACCTGACGGTGGTCGTTTCTCCCTTACTTGCTTTGATTCAGGATCAGTTAAAGTTCTTAAACAAAAACAATATTCCGGCCTGCCGTATCGATTCCACCCTCAAACCCAAAGAGGCAAAAAAAATTCAGGAAGACTTACGTGCCGGAAAATACAAGGTATTATTCATTGCCGTGGAACGCTTTAAGAATGAGCGCTTCCGACAGTTTCTCCATGAATTGCAGCTTTCATTGCTTGTAATTGATGAGGCCCACTGTATTTCGGAATGGGGGCACAATTTCCGCCCTGATTATATGAAAATTCCGCAGTACATGAAAGACTTCGGATTTCCGCAGGTGCTGCTCCTTACCGCCACTGCCCCTCCACGGGTTTATGAAGATATGGCGGCAAAGTTCAATATTCCGCTCGACAATTTTTCAATTACCGGTTTTCATCGCCCCAACCTGATCTTGAAGGTGGAGCCACATGAAGAGGAAGAACGACAGGCGAAACTGATTGAATACCTCAAAGACCATGATCAGGATTCGGCGGTTGTTTATGTTACTTTGCAAAAAGATACCGAACGACTTTCTTATTATCTGAAGGAAGCGGGCATCAATTCTACTGCCTTTCACGGCGGGATGCTCAACGATCAGCGAAAAGATATTCAGCAGAAATTCATGACCGGTGAAATCACCGTAATAGTGGCTACCATCGCCTTTGGTATGGGGATTGACAAATCTGACATTCGCCATGTCATTCACTATCACCTACCCAAATCGATTGAAAACTATTCACAGGAAATTGGTCGTGCCGGCCGTGATGGCAAAGACGCCCAGTGTATTATGATGGCTGATGCCACCCAGTTGCCCGTGCTTGAAAACTTCGTTTACGGCGACACCCCAGACAAAGAATCTGTGGCAAGGGTATTGAGGTCCATTAAAAGAGCGGAAAATAACCTTTGGGAGCCCCAGGTTTATGATCTCTCCTTCAATGCCAATTTCAAACAAACGCCCCTGCGCACCTTTTTGGTATATCTTGAAAATGAAGGTCTGCTGACCCCTTCTCACTCCTACTATGCCGAATACAAAGCCAATCCGGTGATTCTGATGGAGCGGATCACACGCCCAATGGATGCCGAGAAAAAAGCCCTGACGGAAGCCATCTTCAAATACAGCCCTAAAGCCAGAATGTGGTACACCATTGATTTTGAAAAGATCAAGCAGAATTTCCCTGCCGGCGATCGCTTTAAAATTATTGAAATTCTGGAAGAGCTTGAAGAGCAAAATGTAATGAAGCTGGAGGCCAAAAAACTCAAAGAGGCCTACAACTTGCACATTCCTGAAGGGGTGGACATTGAAGATTTCACTGACAAATACGATCAGATGTTCCAGGAACGTGAAGCGACGGAAATTCAGCGCCTGCGTGACCTGATGGCTTTCTTTCAGGGAGAAGGTTGCCTGAGCAAAAAGCTTTCCGCCTATTTCGGGGAGGAAACTGACTGGGATGAGTGCGGTAAATGTTCTTACTGTGAAACAAAAAAGGCGGCTGATTTCCCTGCATTAGCGGAAATTACGCCAATTGATGAGGCATTCAATTTTGAGGAGGTCTACAACAAATCACTCAAAACCCTCGACGAAAAACACATTACCCCAAGATACCTCGCCACTTTCCTGGCCGGTATGGCCATGCCAAAATTCTCCCGTATGCGGAAGAAAAAAGACGGTGGTTTTGGCGTACTTGCCGATTACCCTTTTGCTGAAGTAATTGCCTGGGTAGGCAGTGGGTTGGAGAATCGAGCGTCATAA
- a CDS encoding RHS repeat-associated core domain-containing protein, which yields MRDASGNIVAIYDQDLNQKEIPLYGSGRLGVRLVETDDTFSKNVFEFKDHLGSVRARAYWQGASLTTDQWRDYYPYGLQMDSNKEGKDTRFGYQGDFAEEDGETNFNFFEARVFDPVIGRWMVVDPARQFASGYVGMGNNPVNGVGPDGEDWYYYFDEGGYSRVMFDRELTGHQEGLFYLTDNKASIFEVAAVLDWHGDRGNAGNVLANEFVRGWLEGSANGILYAVGVGTVILDGVQSAFTDRSYLYAESIKFGKYEFAVGYNQITIDREFSNFYIESRRLEGLEDGSAALNSALTFVGLGGKGKPFLNLASPSFLINPFTPKGIVDYTFEGVKMGAHQVITETDWKHNYNEMKNYSFNE from the coding sequence ATGCGAGATGCATCAGGAAATATTGTAGCGATCTATGATCAAGACCTCAACCAAAAGGAGATCCCACTCTATGGCAGTGGCCGATTGGGGGTGCGTTTAGTAGAGACTGATGATACGTTCAGTAAAAACGTCTTTGAGTTCAAAGACCATTTAGGTTCCGTTCGTGCCCGTGCTTATTGGCAAGGCGCAAGCCTCACCACCGATCAATGGCGTGATTATTATCCTTATGGTTTGCAGATGGATAGCAATAAAGAAGGAAAAGACACCCGCTTCGGTTACCAAGGAGATTTCGCAGAAGAAGATGGGGAAACGAACTTCAACTTCTTCGAAGCCCGAGTTTTTGATCCCGTGATCGGTCGTTGGATGGTGGTGGATCCTGCAAGGCAGTTTGCGAGTGGCTATGTGGGGATGGGGAATAATCCTGTGAATGGGGTGGGTCCTGATGGAGAGGATTGGTATTATTATTTTGATGAAGGCGGTTATTCAAGAGTCATGTTTGATAGGGAGTTGACGGGACATCAAGAAGGGTTATTTTATTTAACAGATAATAAAGCGAGTATTTTTGAAGTAGCGGCAGTCTTAGATTGGCATGGGGATAGGGGTAATGCGGGAAATGTTCTGGCTAATGAGTTTGTACGTGGATGGCTTGAAGGTTCTGCTAATGGAATTTTATATGCAGTAGGAGTTGGAACTGTGATTTTAGATGGTGTGCAAAGTGCGTTTACGGATCGTTCTTACTTATATGCGGAGTCAATAAAATTTGGTAAGTATGAATTTGCTGTAGGTTATAATCAAATTACGATTGATAGAGAGTTTTCAAATTTTTACATTGAATCAAGAAGATTAGAAGGTTTAGAGGATGGGAGTGCTGCACTCAATTCCGCTTTAACATTTGTAGGATTAGGAGGAAAAGGAAAGCCATTCCTTAACCTTGCTTCACCATCTTTTTTGATTAATCCATTTACACCAAAAGGTATAGTAGATTATACTTTTGAAGGAGTTAAAATGGGGGCACATCAAGTGATTACCGAAACGGATTGGAAGCATAATTATAACGAAATGAAAAACTACAGTTTCAATGAATGA